A part of Terriglobia bacterium genomic DNA contains:
- a CDS encoding GNAT family N-acetyltransferase: MDAAALQQTIHNFPDLSTPRLGLRRLRWEDADDIFAYASDPQVTTYVFWEPHRTLDDTREFLQRTLKGYAEGLPPAWGMEHLADKVVIGTCGMFEVQAQHARAEIGYAVGRKYWGQGLMTEAVGAMLAYGFNTLGLNRIEARCDVENTGSWRVMEKVGMKLEGVLRQNIFLHGRPRDAKIYAILRKEWRGTSQR, translated from the coding sequence ATGGACGCGGCCGCGCTGCAACAGACAATCCACAACTTTCCCGACCTGAGCACGCCTCGGCTGGGGTTGCGCCGGCTGCGCTGGGAAGATGCAGATGACATCTTCGCCTACGCCTCCGATCCCCAGGTTACAACGTACGTGTTCTGGGAGCCCCACCGCACGCTGGACGACACCCGCGAATTTCTGCAGCGCACGTTGAAGGGCTATGCCGAAGGCCTGCCTCCGGCCTGGGGCATGGAGCACCTGGCGGATAAGGTCGTGATCGGCACGTGCGGGATGTTCGAAGTCCAGGCGCAACACGCGCGCGCCGAGATCGGTTACGCGGTGGGGCGCAAGTATTGGGGACAAGGGCTAATGACGGAAGCCGTCGGCGCGATGCTCGCCTACGGGTTCAACACTCTGGGCTTGAATCGCATCGAGGCGCGCTGCGATGTCGAGAACACCGGTTCCTGGCGGGTGATGGAAAAGGTGGGAATGAAATTGGAAGGCGTGCTGCGCCAGAACATCTTCCTGCATGGCCGCCCGCGTGACGCGAAGATATATGCGATTTTGCGCAAGGAGTGGAGGGGAACAAGTCAGAGGTAA
- the ychF gene encoding redox-regulated ATPase YchF — MKTGIIGLPQVGKTSLFKILTKAPLTPAHINPREAHVGVAKVPDDRLDRLAALYNPRKLVHASVEYVDVAAMPTHASKAEAKAGAGLSDAIVANIRQVDAIAHVVRAFEDPAIPHVGEINPLRDIQNVDFDLMVNDLGQMEKRLERLQKDLKKQKTPDLEKEFDLLQHCQAFLEQERPLRELEMTPEDKKRVRGFMFLSEKPILHVLNIGESVDLGRELEQAVGKFSLQDVIARRSTGASAICGKVEAELAEMSDADAAEFLASYGMSESGLTRLIRKTYELLGLISFFTVGEDECRAWTIENGTKAVHAAGVIHTDLEHHFIRAEVMHWDQLLEAGSEANARARGTLRLEGKEYVVKDGDVMHIRHSG; from the coding sequence ATGAAGACTGGCATCATCGGCCTGCCGCAGGTAGGCAAAACGTCGTTGTTCAAGATCCTGACCAAGGCGCCGCTCACGCCTGCCCACATCAACCCACGTGAGGCGCACGTCGGCGTGGCCAAGGTGCCGGACGACCGCCTCGACCGGCTCGCCGCACTTTACAACCCGCGCAAGCTGGTGCACGCCTCGGTGGAGTACGTGGACGTGGCCGCCATGCCGACGCACGCGTCCAAAGCCGAAGCCAAGGCCGGCGCCGGGCTGAGCGACGCCATCGTCGCCAACATTCGCCAGGTGGACGCCATCGCGCACGTGGTTCGCGCCTTCGAGGATCCCGCCATCCCGCACGTCGGAGAAATCAACCCGCTGCGCGACATCCAGAACGTGGATTTCGACCTCATGGTCAACGATCTCGGCCAGATGGAGAAGCGCCTGGAGCGCCTGCAGAAGGACTTGAAAAAGCAGAAAACGCCCGACCTGGAAAAAGAATTCGATCTCCTCCAGCACTGCCAGGCCTTCCTCGAGCAGGAGCGCCCGCTACGCGAGTTGGAAATGACTCCCGAGGATAAGAAGCGTGTGCGCGGCTTTATGTTTCTCAGCGAGAAGCCCATCCTGCACGTGCTCAACATCGGGGAGAGCGTGGACCTTGGCCGCGAACTGGAGCAGGCCGTCGGCAAATTCAGCCTGCAGGATGTGATCGCCCGCCGCAGCACGGGCGCGAGCGCGATCTGCGGCAAGGTGGAAGCGGAGCTCGCCGAGATGAGCGACGCCGATGCCGCCGAGTTCCTCGCCAGCTATGGCATGAGCGAGAGCGGCCTCACGCGCTTGATCCGCAAAACCTACGAGTTGCTCGGCTTGATTTCCTTTTTCACCGTCGGCGAAGACGAATGCCGCGCCTGGACGATCGAGAACGGCACGAAAGCAGTCCATGCCGCCGGCGTGATCCACACCGACCTGGAGCACCACTTTATCCGCGCCGAGGTCATGCACTGGGACCAGCTTCTGGAGGCCGGCTCCGAAGCCAATGCCCGCGCGCGCGGCACGCTGCGGCTGGAGGGCAAGGAGTACGTCGTCAAGGATGGCGACGTGATGCACATCCGTCACAGCGGTTAG
- the purB gene encoding adenylosuccinate lyase: protein MIARYTRPEMGRIWSEENRFRQWLAVELAATETLAEAGLVPGQAAQAIRQKADFDLGRIHQIETEVKHDVIAFTTAVAEKIGPESRWLHFGLTSNDVVDTAQALQVKAASEIIREDLQRLRDVLRRRAFEFKHTPMVGRTHGMHAEPITFGLKLANWYAEIVRGRARFERAAEEMRVGKFSGAVGTFAHLDPELEEKICARLGLGAAPISSQVIQRDRHANYLATLAVIASSLDKIAVEIRHLQRTEVREAEEYFSAKQKGSSAMPHKRNPVTCEQISGLARVVRSNAQAALENVPLWHERDISHSSVERIILPDSAILADYLLAKTANLIDTLVVYPERMKRNLESTGGLVFSGQLLLDLVESGTLTREDAYRIVQRNAMQAWQNGENFRALIEADPEIASRISREQIERAFDLQRQLRNVDKIFARVFEEREVRSKN, encoded by the coding sequence TTGATCGCCCGTTACACGCGCCCGGAGATGGGCCGCATCTGGAGCGAAGAAAACAGGTTCCGCCAATGGCTGGCGGTGGAGCTTGCGGCCACCGAAACGCTGGCGGAGGCGGGCCTGGTCCCAGGGCAGGCGGCGCAGGCCATCCGCCAGAAGGCGGATTTCGACCTGGGACGAATCCACCAGATCGAAACCGAGGTCAAACACGACGTCATCGCGTTCACCACTGCGGTCGCGGAAAAGATCGGTCCGGAATCGCGCTGGCTGCACTTCGGGCTGACTTCGAACGATGTCGTGGACACGGCGCAGGCGCTGCAGGTCAAGGCGGCGTCGGAGATCATTCGTGAAGACTTGCAGCGGCTGCGCGATGTGCTGCGGCGGCGCGCCTTCGAGTTCAAGCACACGCCCATGGTGGGCCGAACCCACGGCATGCACGCCGAGCCCATCACCTTCGGCCTGAAGCTGGCGAACTGGTACGCCGAGATTGTGCGCGGCCGGGCGCGCTTCGAACGCGCCGCCGAGGAGATGAGGGTCGGGAAGTTTTCCGGGGCGGTGGGCACGTTTGCGCACCTGGACCCCGAACTGGAAGAGAAAATCTGTGCCCGCCTGGGCCTGGGGGCGGCCCCGATCTCGTCGCAAGTGATCCAGCGCGACCGCCACGCCAATTATCTGGCGACGCTGGCCGTGATTGCGTCGTCGCTGGACAAGATCGCGGTGGAGATTCGCCACCTGCAGCGCACCGAGGTGCGCGAGGCGGAGGAATACTTCAGCGCCAAGCAGAAAGGCTCATCGGCCATGCCCCACAAGCGCAACCCGGTGACTTGCGAACAGATCAGCGGGTTGGCGCGGGTGGTGAGGTCCAACGCGCAAGCGGCGCTGGAGAACGTGCCCCTGTGGCACGAGCGCGACATTTCCCATTCGTCGGTGGAGCGCATCATCCTGCCCGATTCCGCCATCCTCGCCGACTATCTGCTGGCGAAGACGGCGAACCTGATCGACACGCTGGTGGTTTATCCGGAGCGCATGAAGCGGAACCTGGAGAGCACCGGCGGGCTGGTGTTCAGCGGACAACTCCTGCTCGACCTGGTGGAAAGCGGCACGCTGACTCGCGAGGACGCCTACCGCATCGTGCAGCGCAACGCCATGCAGGCGTGGCAGAACGGCGAGAACTTCCGCGCGCTCATCGAAGCGGACCCGGAGATCGCGTCGCGGATTTCGCGCGAGCAGATCGAGCGCGCCTTCGACCTCCAGCGGCAGTTGCGCAATGTGGACAAGATTTTTGCGCGCGTGTTTGAAGAAAGAGAAGTCAGAAGTAAGAACTAA